The sequence below is a genomic window from Pseudoalteromonas tetraodonis.
CAGTAAATGGCTGCGGTAATACCACATACTGGCATCATGCGTTGAAAAACCCCCAGTTGAAACTGTGGTAAAGGCATGTGCAATCGCATCGTATAAACTCATTCCACCAGCATAATAGGCTAAAATACAAAGTACCGTGATTGCAAAATAAACACCCCATAAATAATGCGCGGTACTGGCAACGCGCGGAGTTAATTTTTCGTCTTTAATGGGGCCTGGGGTTTCTGCTTTTAATAATTTCATGCCACCAATATTCAGCATAGGTAAAATAGCCACTACAAAAATTACTATGCCTAAACCGCCCATCCATTGTAAAAATTGTCGATACAATAAAAAGCTAGCAGGCATGTTATCGAGCCCTGATAGCACGGTTGCACCAGTAGTAGTTAAGGCGCTAATTGACTCAAATACTGCATCGCTAAAGTTAACGCCAGTGACAACCAAAATGGGAATAGCGCCTAACACACCGGCTATAATCCACGTTACTGTGGCGTAAATGAGTGCATCTCTGAATGTTGCACCGGTATAATCTGTTTTACGTAAATTGATAAGTAGCATTAAAGCGACTGAGATCATCGTTGCGCCAGAAATAAGAAACGCACTAATAACGCGATCTTTAAAAATAAATAATGAAAGCGCTGCGAATACTAGTTGCACCACTCCCATCCAAATAATAGGAAAGGCGAGTAGTCTTAAGGTGATTTTCCAATTTATCATCAATACGCCTTATCAAATACCTATTGCAGGTAACACGCAATCACTAAAGTTGAGTTGAATATACGGGATCAAATACTAAAGTCAGCGCTGCACTGCAAAGCTTTATAAAGATTTAACGAACGAGATAAAGAACTTTATAAAAACTTTATAGAGGCAATATCGAAAAGGCAGTAACCTAAGTGCTCAAATGTTAGAGGAATAATTAATGAATCAGGTCGAGGCCAAACCAAGTTGGTATAAAGCATTTTTTTTGGCGGTAATAATGCCATTAATTGTGGTTATGGCCATTTTCCCTGTACGTAACTGGTTTACTACTACCGATATTGTAATGCTTCAGTTATTGTGGGTGACTTGGGTTGCTGTACGTAGTAACCGTCGCCTTGCGATACTGACCACCTTAGTAAGTGTCGCATGTACCGATTGGTTTTTTGTTGCCCCTAATTTTACTTTTCATATTGAAAACATAGAATATTTAGTAACTTTTATTGTTATGCTAATTGTTGGTTTTGTGATCAGTCAATTGGCGGGGGAGCTCAGTACTAAAGTCAGAGATGTGCAATTACACGCAAGTAATAGCCGCACCTTGTATGAACTGGCAAAAGACCTAAATAGCCTAGATACGCTGGACGAACAAAAAAAGTACTTTGTACAGCGGATCGGTAAGCATTTAAATGCATCTTGCACATTTATGCCTGCAGCACCGCGAGGCAGCAGTGAATTTATATTACTTAGTGAGGCTAACCCGAGCTGGGGCGGGTTTAATTTTACTAAACGGTTAACGCAAGGGCAAAAAGCCTTTGCTGATACCGCTATTTCACTGCTTTATCAAGTACATGAAAAAACGTTATTACGCCAGCAGTCGGCTGCTATTTCGGTGCAAGCGGAATTAGAACGCGCTAAAAATGCACTTTTACGTAGTTTGTCACATGATTTACGCACACCATTGGCAACTATTATGGGCGCATCCAGCATGCTTGCAGATGATGAAATTACCCTCAGCGACAGCGTGATAAAAGAGCAAGCGAGTAATATTTATGAGCAAAGTAAAATACTTAATCAGCACTTTGATAAAGTCATGGAGTTAAGCCGAGTTAATAAAATGGGTGAAAACCTATGTTGGCAAACAATAAACTTACAAGCATTACTCAGTGAAGCCAAAGCTCGCAGACAGCAGCAACTCACTCATTTTGTTATAGATACCAATATAGACGCTCAGTCAAAATGCATAGGGGATGTGACTTTATTAGAAATTGCGCTAGCTAATATGCTCGAAAATGCATGGCGTTATGGTGATGGGAAGGTGAGCGTTGAATTTACTCAAAGTAGCAATCAGCAAAAGGTATGTTATCAGTTACTTCTCACTAATAACGTGATCACTAAAGCGCAAACAAGTAGCGATGAAGGCGTTGGGCTGGGCAGTATTATTTGTGATGTGGTAGCTAAATTTCACCAAGGTACATTTACATTAACAATTAACAACGAGACACAGATGGCGTACGCAAAATTGATCTGGGAAAAAGACAATGACTAAAATCTTAATATTGGAAGACTCTCCCCCTTTACAAAGCTTTTTAAAAACCTTGTTGCAAGCCAGTGGTTACGAGCTAAGTATTTGTGATAAAGGCTTAGATGGTTTTGCACGTTTAAGTGAGCAAAGTTATGATCTTGTGTTATTAGACTTAGGCTTGTTAGATATGGACGGTCAAGACTGGCTGATTGAGTTTCGACAATGGAGTGCCTTACCTGTTTTGGTGCTGTCAGCGCGAGATGGCGAAGTTGAAAAGGTAACCGCGCTTGATAATGGAGCAAATGACTATATTACCAAACCGTTTAGCGCGAATGAGTTACTCGCCAGAATTCGGGTGTTATTGCGCACCCAAAGTCAGCCGAGTGTGGCGTTTACCTGTGGGAATATAAAAATAGATCCACAAAAGCACATAGTAACCACCTCGGGGAATGAGATAAAACTGACTAAAAAAGAGTACGCAATATTATTATTGCTGTTTCAAAATAAAGATAAAGTACTCACTCATAATGCAATTTTAAGCCATGTTTGGGGAGCGCAGTACATAGATCGTCCTGAATATGTGCGGGTACATGTAGCGCAGCTCAGACAAAAACTAGAAGCTAACCCTGCTAGTCCAAAATACATATTAACTGAACCCGCTGTGGGTTATCGGTTGGTCGATTAAACAATAAGAACTTTACAGTCTGCTCTACAACTCAGCGAGTCTGATAAATTATATAAATAACGCTTTTGTTTCCAAGCGATACTCTATTTAACAACCTTGTCCGTTATATAGCGGGTATTTTAATACCCCGCTTCTGCATTAATTTCTACACAATTGATTTGCCTAGAAAGTTTTTATAGTCTAATTTTTAAGCTTAATACTTCAGATCCTCAGGATGTTGGCTTGCTTGTTTAAGCCTAAAATTATGCGACTACCACTCATA
It includes:
- a CDS encoding response regulator encodes the protein MTKILILEDSPPLQSFLKTLLQASGYELSICDKGLDGFARLSEQSYDLVLLDLGLLDMDGQDWLIEFRQWSALPVLVLSARDGEVEKVTALDNGANDYITKPFSANELLARIRVLLRTQSQPSVAFTCGNIKIDPQKHIVTTSGNEIKLTKKEYAILLLLFQNKDKVLTHNAILSHVWGAQYIDRPEYVRVHVAQLRQKLEANPASPKYILTEPAVGYRLVD
- a CDS encoding DUF4118 domain-containing protein; this encodes MNQVEAKPSWYKAFFLAVIMPLIVVMAIFPVRNWFTTTDIVMLQLLWVTWVAVRSNRRLAILTTLVSVACTDWFFVAPNFTFHIENIEYLVTFIVMLIVGFVISQLAGELSTKVRDVQLHASNSRTLYELAKDLNSLDTLDEQKKYFVQRIGKHLNASCTFMPAAPRGSSEFILLSEANPSWGGFNFTKRLTQGQKAFADTAISLLYQVHEKTLLRQQSAAISVQAELERAKNALLRSLSHDLRTPLATIMGASSMLADDEITLSDSVIKEQASNIYEQSKILNQHFDKVMELSRVNKMGENLCWQTINLQALLSEAKARRQQQLTHFVIDTNIDAQSKCIGDVTLLEIALANMLENAWRYGDGKVSVEFTQSSNQQKVCYQLLLTNNVITKAQTSSDEGVGLGSIICDVVAKFHQGTFTLTINNETQMAYAKLIWEKDND